The window CCGATCATCACCTTCATCAACAAGATGGACCGCGAAACCCGCGATCCGTTCGATTTGCTGGACGAGATCGAGAAGACGCTGGCGCTCGACACCACGCCGATGACCTGGCCGGTGGGGCGGGGGCGAGACTTCCTCGGCACCTACGACATTGCCACCGGTGGCGTCCGTCTGCTGGAAGGCGGCGGTGCCAAGACCGGTGCGGCCGAGAAGATCGAGATTTCCGAGCTCGCCGGCCGCAACGCCAATCTCGACGCGGAAGCCATCAAGGAAGAGCTCGCGCTGGTCTCGGAGGCCTGCAAACCGTTCGATCTCGATGCGTTCCGCGAGGGCCATCTGACTCCGGTATTCTTCGGCAGCGCGTTGCGCAATTTCGGCGTCGGCGATCTCCTGGAAGGGCTCGGGCGCTATGCGCCGCCACCGCGCGCGCAAGAGAGCAACCTGCGCAAGGTGGAAGCCGCCGAATCGCGGATGTCCGCCTTCGTTTTCAAGATCCAGGCCAACATGGATCCGAACCACCGCGACCGCATCGCGTTCGCGCGGCTGTGTTCGGGCAAGCTCGTGCGCGGCATGAAGGCGAAGCTGACGCGTACCGGCAAGCCGATGAGTCTGTCGTCGCCGCAGTTCTTCTTTGCGCAAGACCGCGCGCTGGCGGACGAAGCCTTCGCCGGCGACGTCGTCGGTATTCCCAATCATGGCACCCTGCGGATCGGCGACACCCTGACCGAGGGCGAGGACATCACTTTCGTCGGCGTACCCAGCTTCGCGCCGGAAATCCTCCGCCGCGTCAAGCTGACCGACGCCATGAAGGCCAAGAAGCTGAAGGAAGCCTTGCAGCAGATGTCGGAGGAGGGCGTGGTGCAGGTGTTTCGCCCGCGCGATGGCTCGCCGGCCTTGGTGGGCGTGGTCGGACAACTGCAACTCGACGTGCTGAAAGCGCGCCTCGACGCCGAGTATGGCTTGCCAGTAGACTTCGAGGTCAGTGAGTTCTCGCTGGCGCGCTGGATTGCCGCCGATGAGCGCAAGACCTTCGATGCCTTTGTCAACGCTAACGGCTCCAGCA is drawn from Bradyrhizobium prioriisuperbiae and contains these coding sequences:
- a CDS encoding peptide chain release factor 3 yields the protein MSDLALTTDAPSSPLAAEVARRRTFAIISHPDAGKTTLTEKLLLFGGAINLAGQVKAKGERRNTRSDWMKIERERGISVVTSVMTFEFDNLVFNLLDTPGHEDFSEDTYRTLTAVDSAVMVIDAAKGIEARTRKLFEVCRLRDIPIITFINKMDRETRDPFDLLDEIEKTLALDTTPMTWPVGRGRDFLGTYDIATGGVRLLEGGGAKTGAAEKIEISELAGRNANLDAEAIKEELALVSEACKPFDLDAFREGHLTPVFFGSALRNFGVGDLLEGLGRYAPPPRAQESNLRKVEAAESRMSAFVFKIQANMDPNHRDRIAFARLCSGKLVRGMKAKLTRTGKPMSLSSPQFFFAQDRALADEAFAGDVVGIPNHGTLRIGDTLTEGEDITFVGVPSFAPEILRRVKLTDAMKAKKLKEALQQMSEEGVVQVFRPRDGSPALVGVVGQLQLDVLKARLDAEYGLPVDFEVSEFSLARWIAADERKTFDAFVNANGSSIAEDVDSDLVFLAKNQFYLDYTRERAEGIAFTNVKDVKKKG